The DNA sequence GCGCGTCGATCTCTTGCACCTCGCCGTTCGTCCGGACCACGAGCTTGGCGAAGAACGTCGAGTCCTTGATGTCGTGAATGACGATCTGCTCGAGCTTCGCCGACAGCGACTCGAGCAGCGTGCGCATCAGATCGTGGGAAAGCGGGCGCGGCACCGCGGTTCCCTCGAGGGCCAAAGCGATTGCCGTTGCCTCGAACGGTCCGATGAGGATCGGCAAGTACCGCTTCCCTTCGAGGTCCTTGAGGATGACGACCGGGTCGTGCGTTAAGAGGTCGATCCCGAGTTTGTCGACCTTCATCTGCCGCATCGGATGCTACTCCGGGGGCCCCGAGGTCGAATCCTCCGCTTTCGCGTACGAGACGCCCTCGTGGCTTTGTCGTGCGGCATCGTCGGGCTCCCGAACGTCGGGAAGTCGACGATCTTCAATGCGCTCACGCGCTCGGCGCAAGCGCTTG is a window from the Candidatus Eremiobacterota bacterium genome containing:
- a CDS encoding bifunctional nuclease family protein; amino-acid sequence: MRQMKVDKLGIDLLTHDPVVILKDLEGKRYLPILIGPFEATAIALALEGTAVPRPLSHDLMRTLLESLSAKLEQIVIHDIKDSTFFAKLVVRTNGEVQEIDARPSDGIALALRMHAPIFVSDKIALEETVPDKAAEPEDASKFKKFIEELKPSDFMD